A single region of the Phycisphaerae bacterium genome encodes:
- a CDS encoding DUF3179 domain-containing protein has protein sequence MIPLIDGRIHHFGHRGLYNGLSILGDHRTGSYWDHITGECVHGPLQGHRMQTGPLIHTTAGRAVDDNYKTVLAVSRPGLFGRCMGRIAEWTRLTRRGFLPPGFRRTMGPVDARLPEMQLGLGVWTDRVQRFYPIEDIASHPDGALADFVDPHDIIVGIDLRTRIPYAEYANHRTDSTGPRRRPMQLMTRWYGFCLTFPDCEIYRR, from the coding sequence ATGATCCCTCTCATTGACGGCCGAATTCATCACTTCGGGCATCGTGGACTTTACAATGGTCTCTCAATTCTGGGGGACCATCGCACCGGGTCCTACTGGGATCATATCACCGGCGAGTGCGTCCACGGGCCGCTTCAAGGACATCGGATGCAGACCGGCCCGCTGATACACACCACCGCCGGACGAGCAGTCGACGACAATTACAAAACAGTGCTTGCCGTCTCGCGGCCCGGACTATTCGGGCGATGCATGGGTCGAATTGCTGAATGGACGAGGCTCACTCGCCGAGGCTTTCTGCCGCCAGGCTTCCGCCGGACGATGGGGCCGGTCGATGCGCGTCTACCTGAAATGCAACTCGGACTGGGAGTCTGGACTGATCGCGTCCAACGCTTCTATCCAATCGAAGACATTGCGTCGCATCCGGATGGAGCATTAGCCGATTTCGTGGACCCTCATGATATCATCGTTGGAATAGACCTTCGCACACGCATCCCCTATGCGGAGTACGCGAATCATCGAACCGACTCCACCGGACCTCGACGACGACCGATGCAACTCATGACCCGCTGGTACGGCTTCTGCCTTACATTTCCGGATTGCGAAATTTACCGGCGGTGA
- a CDS encoding NAD-dependent epimerase/dehydratase family protein, with translation MRKPAVLITGAGGEVGFGLIEQFAKRDHSQIIALDIKPLPAELGQQCSASIVGDILDENLLQRLVSEFEIHSIYHLAALLSTRAEYTPDTAHRVNVEGTLNLLKLAHEQTRWHGHSVTFAFPSSIAIYGLPDIQTKERAGRVKESDWNFPTTMYGCNKAYCEMLGRYYSLHYRQLAAETDDRRIDFRSLRFPGLISASTLPTGGTSDYAAEMIHAAAQGLPYACFVPPTARLPFMVMPDAIRSLIEVAEAPADRLTQRVYNVGAFSLSAAQLRDKVLSAFPNARITFEPHLARARIVDTWPADVDDSAARHDWGWRNEYDVDRAFNEYLIPQITRRYRTP, from the coding sequence TTGCGAAAGCCAGCGGTCTTGATCACGGGTGCCGGAGGCGAAGTCGGCTTCGGGCTGATTGAACAGTTTGCCAAGCGAGATCATTCGCAAATCATTGCCCTAGATATCAAGCCTTTGCCGGCCGAATTAGGTCAGCAATGCAGTGCATCAATTGTCGGCGACATCCTCGATGAAAATCTGCTACAGCGGCTCGTCAGCGAATTCGAGATTCACTCCATTTATCACCTGGCGGCACTGCTGAGTACCCGCGCGGAATATACGCCGGACACGGCACACCGCGTCAATGTCGAGGGCACGCTGAATCTGCTGAAGCTCGCTCATGAGCAGACGCGCTGGCACGGCCATTCCGTTACATTCGCCTTCCCAAGCTCGATCGCGATATACGGCTTGCCGGATATTCAAACGAAGGAACGCGCGGGCCGGGTCAAGGAGTCTGACTGGAACTTTCCGACGACGATGTACGGATGCAATAAGGCGTATTGCGAGATGCTCGGGCGATATTACTCACTGCATTATCGACAGCTCGCCGCCGAGACGGATGATCGCCGAATCGACTTTCGATCGTTGCGATTTCCGGGATTGATCAGCGCCAGCACGCTGCCGACCGGCGGCACGAGCGATTATGCGGCCGAGATGATTCACGCGGCGGCTCAAGGTCTGCCGTATGCCTGCTTCGTTCCGCCGACCGCACGGCTGCCGTTCATGGTGATGCCCGATGCAATCCGCTCGCTGATCGAGGTGGCCGAGGCGCCTGCCGACCGGTTGACCCAGCGCGTTTATAATGTCGGGGCCTTCTCGCTGAGCGCGGCTCAACTTCGCGACAAAGTGCTGAGTGCGTTTCCCAATGCCCGAATCACCTTTGAGCCCCACTTGGCACGGGCGCGGATAGTTGATACATGGCCGGCGGATGTGGATGATTCAGCGGCGCGCCATGACTGGGGATGGAGAAATGAGTACGACGTCGACCGCGCGTTCAATGAATATCTCATCCCGCAGATCACGCGGAGATACCGGACGCCATGA
- a CDS encoding aminotransferase class I/II-fold pyridoxal phosphate-dependent enzyme gives MSQVWQSIDHELDGLRKAGQYKQLKYLTRPMGPVSQIEGVGEVVVMCSNDYLGLANDPEVVAAGVEAQEKWGAGTGSVRFICGTFEYHRDLERRIAELSGTEDATTYVSCWNANEAVLPTLMAAGGDSVIVISDELNHASIIDAIRLGRQINKSSQSKVYKHSDMAGLEALLKEHSAIRNKIVVTDGVFSMEGDIARLDVIHRLCREHGAILVVDDSHGVGVCGPTGKGVAEHYGLFGKIDVMTGTLGKALGGAAGGYIGSRKNLIDLMVQKSRPQLFSNALPPATAGAAARAIDIVLRDPTRVERLRANVRYIRGGLKKLGFEAIEGPSAITPIILGETAKAIAASKRLLELGVFVIGFGYPVVPEGTARLRVQISAAHEQAHLDRALGAFAKL, from the coding sequence ATGTCCCAGGTCTGGCAATCAATCGATCACGAACTCGACGGCCTTCGCAAGGCCGGGCAATACAAACAGCTCAAGTACCTCACCCGACCCATGGGACCGGTGTCGCAGATCGAAGGCGTCGGCGAAGTGGTGGTAATGTGCTCGAATGACTATCTCGGCCTTGCCAACGATCCAGAGGTCGTCGCTGCCGGCGTCGAGGCTCAGGAGAAGTGGGGGGCTGGGACCGGGTCCGTGCGATTCATCTGTGGCACGTTTGAATATCATCGCGATCTGGAGCGGAGAATTGCAGAACTCTCCGGGACGGAGGACGCCACGACCTATGTTTCATGCTGGAATGCCAACGAGGCGGTGTTGCCCACACTGATGGCGGCCGGCGGGGATTCCGTAATCGTCATCAGCGACGAACTTAATCACGCCTCGATTATTGATGCCATTCGCCTCGGCAGACAGATCAATAAGTCTTCGCAGTCAAAGGTGTACAAGCATAGCGATATGGCCGGACTTGAGGCGTTGTTGAAAGAGCATTCGGCCATACGGAACAAGATTGTCGTGACTGACGGTGTGTTCAGCATGGAGGGCGACATCGCCAGGCTCGACGTCATCCATCGGCTTTGCCGCGAACACGGTGCGATCCTCGTCGTGGATGACTCGCACGGCGTCGGCGTATGCGGTCCCACGGGAAAGGGAGTGGCTGAACACTACGGTCTATTCGGAAAAATCGACGTAATGACCGGCACGCTTGGCAAGGCGCTCGGCGGCGCGGCGGGTGGTTACATCGGTTCCCGAAAAAACCTGATCGACCTGATGGTGCAGAAGTCCCGTCCGCAACTTTTCTCCAATGCGCTGCCTCCTGCGACAGCCGGAGCCGCAGCCCGGGCGATTGACATCGTGCTGCGCGATCCGACGCGCGTCGAGAGATTGAGGGCGAACGTGCGGTATATTCGCGGCGGCCTGAAGAAGCTTGGATTCGAAGCGATCGAAGGGCCCAGTGCGATCACACCAATCATTCTCGGTGAGACCGCCAAGGCCATCGCCGCAAGCAAACGGCTGCTTGAGCTGGGCGTCTTCGTGATCGGATTCGGGTACCCTGTCGTCCCGGAGGGCACCGCTCGATTGCGCGTGCAAATCTCGGCGGCGCACGAACAGGCGCATCTCGATCGTGCGTTGGGAGCGTTCGCGAAGCTTTGA
- a CDS encoding DUF4215 domain-containing protein, translating into MSGSTTGTIRMATGNGPSCKGVCPPGTVCREVRTVLSDGTINLCCVCEAVCYCPGDVFADGVLNGKDIQAFVNCLLGVPNPDPQINCACVDFDGDGPGLSDIPFFVHAILDKQPCPQAVCGNGIVEPGEQCDDGNQAAGDGCDQNCRLE; encoded by the coding sequence ATGTCCGGCTCAACGACAGGTACGATCCGGATGGCGACGGGCAATGGTCCATCGTGTAAGGGCGTCTGCCCGCCTGGCACAGTCTGCCGCGAGGTCCGAACGGTTCTTTCGGACGGCACGATCAATCTCTGCTGCGTGTGCGAAGCGGTTTGCTATTGCCCCGGCGATGTTTTTGCAGATGGCGTGCTGAACGGAAAGGACATCCAGGCGTTCGTCAATTGCCTGCTGGGTGTTCCCAATCCGGATCCGCAGATCAATTGCGCGTGCGTTGACTTTGACGGCGATGGTCCGGGCTTGAGCGATATCCCGTTCTTCGTTCACGCGATTCTGGACAAGCAGCCGTGCCCGCAGGCCGTTTGCGGAAACGGAATCGTCGAACCGGGTGAGCAGTGCGACGACGGCAATCAGGCTGCCGGCGACGGTTGTGATCAGAACTGCCGGCTCGAGTAG
- a CDS encoding excinuclease ABC subunit UvrC → MAHLPKAPGVYLMKDAKGRVLYVGKAKDLRSRVGSYFQNSADLLRSRGPEIAKMAGLVCDFDFLLCDTEVDALLQENRLIKDIQPPYNELLKDDKTFPYLEITTGDDFPAVFITRTPRRKGTKLYGPFTSVNDLRDAINALQKVFKFRTCELEIRDDDDTRRFFRPCLLYPIKQCTAPCGDRISREAYRADIERFKRFLGSKQSVVIREMQRDMETAAAELNFEEAAKLRDRIRAIQKLRLSGDARVDVQPESFYVDSTEGLARLGKILELEHTPRIIEGIDIANLQGEETVGALVCFIDGKPFKGGYRRFQIKSVEGIDDYASIREVVRRRYRRAAEGEELYPDVVLIDGGLGQLHSALEACEEAFVKPPMVISLAKREEEIFIQSRKQPIRLPRNDAALRLLQQVRDESHRFAQHYHHILRTKRQFDEDIKLGKRPPKKNRVARDGSKARKRSERKRLREQRADRDVNRTPLDIIRPSPPIDPFPPDDIQTHPPID, encoded by the coding sequence ATTGCGCATTTGCCGAAAGCACCGGGCGTCTATCTCATGAAGGATGCCAAGGGTCGCGTTCTCTATGTCGGGAAAGCAAAGGACCTCCGATCGCGGGTCGGATCCTATTTTCAGAATTCCGCGGACCTGCTTCGATCGCGCGGCCCTGAAATTGCGAAAATGGCCGGCCTGGTGTGCGACTTTGACTTCCTTCTGTGCGATACGGAGGTTGACGCGCTCCTGCAGGAAAACCGGCTCATCAAGGACATCCAGCCGCCCTACAACGAACTGCTGAAGGATGACAAGACATTCCCGTATCTGGAGATCACGACCGGCGATGACTTTCCCGCCGTGTTCATCACGCGCACGCCGCGCCGCAAAGGAACGAAACTCTACGGCCCTTTCACGAGCGTGAACGACCTTCGCGATGCGATCAACGCGTTGCAGAAGGTATTCAAGTTCCGGACGTGCGAGCTGGAAATTCGCGATGACGACGACACCCGCCGTTTCTTCCGGCCCTGCCTCCTTTACCCGATCAAACAGTGCACGGCACCCTGCGGTGACCGCATCAGCCGGGAGGCGTATCGAGCGGACATCGAACGATTCAAGCGATTCCTGGGTTCCAAGCAGAGCGTCGTCATTCGCGAAATGCAGCGCGACATGGAGACCGCCGCCGCGGAGTTGAACTTCGAGGAAGCCGCGAAACTACGCGATCGGATCCGCGCGATACAAAAACTGCGATTGTCGGGGGATGCTCGAGTCGATGTGCAGCCCGAGTCGTTCTATGTCGATTCAACAGAGGGTCTCGCCCGCCTCGGAAAAATCCTCGAACTGGAGCACACGCCGCGCATCATCGAAGGCATCGATATCGCCAATCTGCAGGGCGAGGAAACCGTCGGCGCGCTGGTCTGCTTCATTGATGGCAAGCCGTTCAAGGGAGGCTATCGCCGATTTCAGATCAAGAGCGTCGAGGGGATTGACGATTACGCCAGCATCCGGGAAGTCGTTCGGCGACGATATCGTCGAGCGGCCGAAGGGGAAGAGTTGTATCCGGATGTCGTTCTGATCGATGGTGGACTCGGGCAGCTTCACTCAGCATTGGAGGCGTGCGAAGAGGCGTTCGTCAAGCCGCCGATGGTGATTTCGCTGGCCAAGCGCGAGGAGGAAATCTTCATTCAATCGCGGAAGCAGCCGATCCGGCTGCCCCGGAACGACGCCGCCCTGCGACTTCTTCAACAGGTGCGCGACGAATCTCACCGGTTCGCACAGCATTATCATCATATCCTGCGGACGAAGCGACAGTTTGATGAGGATATCAAGCTCGGTAAGCGCCCGCCGAAAAAAAACCGCGTCGCTCGCGACGGATCCAAGGCCCGCAAGCGATCGGAACGAAAACGGCTGCGCGAACAGCGCGCTGATCGAGATGTGAATCGAACGCCGCTTGATATCATCCGCCCTTCGCCGCCTATCGACCCATTTCCGCCAGACGATATTCAGACTCATCCCCCGATCGACTGA
- a CDS encoding HIT domain-containing protein, with protein MEYIHSLPGIESPAATAREGCFLCDYAAQPEQDAANLVVGRRDSALVVLNRYPYTNGHLLIALNEHKADLAELSDSQMLAVWGLTRDAKLLLTELLRPDGFNIGINFGRCAGAGLPGHLHIHVVPRWNGDTNFMAVVGDVRVIPQALAQVCDQLRLIAPRFNIGT; from the coding sequence ATGGAGTACATTCATTCGTTGCCGGGTATTGAGTCGCCCGCGGCGACCGCGCGAGAGGGGTGCTTCCTGTGCGACTACGCTGCCCAGCCCGAGCAGGACGCCGCCAATCTCGTCGTCGGACGGCGTGACTCGGCCTTAGTCGTCCTGAATCGGTACCCCTACACCAATGGACATCTGCTGATTGCGCTCAATGAACACAAAGCCGACCTCGCGGAGCTCAGCGATAGCCAGATGCTGGCAGTCTGGGGCCTGACGCGGGATGCGAAGCTGCTGCTTACCGAACTATTGCGGCCGGATGGCTTCAACATCGGCATCAACTTCGGCCGCTGTGCAGGCGCCGGCCTGCCGGGGCATCTTCATATTCATGTCGTGCCCCGTTGGAACGGTGATACCAACTTCATGGCGGTCGTCGGCGATGTTCGCGTCATTCCACAGGCCCTGGCGCAGGTTTGCGATCAACTTCGATTGATCGCGCCAAGATTCAATATCGGAACCTGA
- a CDS encoding amidohydrolase — MIVDCHTHIWESAEQVGTASLGVSQRAGHGSEHSGNGCPDASVEHHRRATEPVDKTFVIGFKSRYLGVSVSSEFIFNYVRQSPDRLIGVAGIDPTNVDEALDELQQAHAEYGMKAIAVSPAAQDFHPSDSRAMQVFSEAARLRKPVLFQQGIHFNCAAKMEFARPSLLDEVARDLPQLRMVIAHMGYPWIDECVVLLGKHPNVYADIASLIQRPWQAYNALLAAYQYGVIDKLLFGSDFPFATPTKAIESLYRINHLVTGTNLPTIPRQSLVSIVERDALSILGIEPTGFVSAKSSHAILDQEP, encoded by the coding sequence GTGATTGTCGATTGTCATACCCATATCTGGGAATCCGCCGAGCAGGTTGGCACCGCTTCCCTAGGCGTATCCCAGCGGGCGGGCCACGGCTCCGAGCACAGCGGAAATGGGTGTCCGGACGCTTCGGTCGAGCATCATCGCAGGGCAACCGAGCCGGTTGATAAGACCTTCGTGATCGGCTTCAAGAGTCGCTATCTTGGCGTGTCGGTTTCGAGTGAATTCATCTTCAACTATGTCCGGCAATCACCGGATCGACTGATCGGCGTGGCCGGAATCGATCCGACGAACGTGGATGAAGCGCTCGACGAATTGCAGCAGGCCCACGCCGAATACGGCATGAAGGCGATCGCCGTCTCGCCCGCAGCGCAGGACTTTCATCCCTCCGACAGTCGCGCGATGCAGGTTTTTTCCGAAGCGGCCCGCCTCCGGAAACCGGTTCTATTCCAACAGGGAATTCACTTCAATTGCGCCGCAAAGATGGAATTCGCGCGACCGTCGCTCCTCGACGAAGTTGCCCGCGATCTGCCGCAGTTACGCATGGTGATCGCGCACATGGGGTATCCATGGATCGACGAGTGCGTCGTCCTTCTTGGTAAACATCCCAACGTTTATGCCGACATCGCGTCGCTGATTCAGCGTCCCTGGCAGGCTTATAACGCGCTGCTGGCGGCGTATCAGTACGGCGTGATCGACAAACTTCTGTTCGGAAGCGATTTTCCGTTCGCCACGCCGACCAAGGCGATTGAGTCGCTCTACCGCATCAACCACCTTGTCACCGGCACGAATCTTCCGACGATTCCGCGTCAGTCGCTCGTGTCCATCGTCGAACGCGACGCGCTTTCGATTCTCGGAATTGAACCGACCGGGTTCGTGTCGGCCAAATCAAGCCACGCGATCCTCGATCAGGAGCCCTGA
- a CDS encoding deoxyguanosinetriphosphate triphosphohydrolase: MAATAPRQSPLADFAVHDDSSRGRVHPRPDAADERPFDLDRHRIISCMAFRRLMYKTQVFITGQTDHFRTRLSHTLEVMAQAERLARLIGVNDRLAGAVALAHDLGHSPFGHAGEKALSQLMKGHGGFEHNVQSLRVVDYLEHPYPGFRGLNLSFELRESLIKHQTRFDHPSAAGSKDNQIAALFEVGPRCPIEGQIANVADLVAYTLHDIEDSLGQGILTETTLMGSRLWREAAEPIRAAYPDKNIHALRRPIIDRLASRLNEDADCNTREQIKVARIRSIEDVRRHHCDVVGFSSAMQKGVDELQKILMESVYRHHRVVRMDLKAKRLIAELFEAYLNEPKLLPSRFRSRIPDQTAHRVICDYIAGMTDRFCQREHQRLFAPFHFD; encoded by the coding sequence ATGGCTGCCACCGCGCCGCGACAATCACCGCTCGCTGATTTCGCCGTTCATGACGATTCGTCGCGCGGCCGGGTTCACCCTCGCCCCGATGCAGCCGACGAACGCCCGTTTGACCTGGATCGCCACCGCATCATCAGTTGCATGGCCTTTCGCCGGCTGATGTACAAGACGCAGGTTTTCATCACGGGTCAAACGGATCACTTCCGGACTCGACTCAGCCACACGCTCGAAGTCATGGCGCAGGCGGAGCGACTCGCTCGATTGATCGGCGTCAATGATCGGCTCGCCGGCGCGGTCGCATTGGCTCACGACCTTGGACACTCGCCATTCGGACACGCGGGCGAGAAGGCGCTTTCCCAGTTGATGAAAGGTCACGGCGGATTCGAGCACAACGTCCAGTCATTGCGGGTCGTTGATTATCTCGAGCATCCCTACCCCGGATTTCGGGGGTTGAATCTTTCCTTTGAACTGCGGGAATCGCTTATCAAGCACCAGACTCGATTCGACCACCCGAGCGCGGCAGGATCGAAGGACAACCAAATCGCCGCACTCTTCGAAGTCGGGCCACGCTGTCCGATCGAAGGTCAGATTGCGAATGTCGCGGACCTGGTCGCTTACACCCTGCACGATATCGAGGACAGCCTCGGGCAAGGAATACTTACTGAGACCACCCTGATGGGAAGCCGCCTTTGGAGGGAAGCGGCTGAGCCGATTCGGGCCGCCTACCCCGACAAGAATATTCACGCCCTCCGTCGCCCGATCATTGACCGGCTGGCGTCGCGCCTGAACGAAGACGCCGATTGCAACACGCGGGAGCAGATCAAGGTGGCGCGGATTCGGAGCATCGAAGATGTGCGACGCCACCATTGCGATGTCGTGGGGTTTTCGAGCGCGATGCAGAAGGGCGTGGACGAGTTGCAGAAGATTCTCATGGAGTCCGTCTATCGACATCATCGCGTCGTCCGAATGGATTTGAAGGCCAAGCGACTGATTGCCGAATTATTTGAGGCATATCTCAACGAGCCGAAGCTGTTGCCGTCGAGATTCCGAAGCCGAATACCCGATCAGACGGCGCACCGAGTGATCTGCGATTACATTGCCGGCATGACGGACCGCTTCTGCCAGCGCGAGCATCAGCGTCTGTTCGCGCCTTTCCACTTTGACTAG
- a CDS encoding ribose-phosphate diphosphokinase: protein MSERAKLLIFPGSGSRKFTEAICRHLRVRSGKCEAKHFSEGNTFVRVLENVRGRDVFFVQSLSYPVNDHFTEILFYADAFKRASARNVTAVIPFFSYGKGDKKDEPRVSIRARVVADCLEAAGVDRIVTMDLHAPQIQGFFRVPVDHLFALPVIASYFRRKVTKDWVVVAPDVGAAQMANAYARALGAKTVIAEKTRDDHRERAVVKRIIGHVSGRNALIVDDFTITGGTLIATAQKLKEENAKDVYAAVAHGVLTPGSAARIDSSPIKQMIVTDTIEYRFEPPPRKLRVVSTARLFAQAINNIHKQTSVSKLFEQ from the coding sequence ATGAGCGAACGTGCAAAACTCCTGATCTTCCCGGGCTCCGGCAGTCGAAAGTTCACCGAAGCCATTTGTCGACATCTGCGCGTCCGATCCGGTAAATGCGAAGCAAAGCATTTCTCAGAGGGAAATACCTTCGTCCGCGTGCTCGAGAATGTTCGCGGCCGAGATGTTTTCTTTGTGCAATCCCTCTCCTATCCGGTGAATGATCACTTCACGGAGATTCTCTTTTATGCCGACGCATTCAAGCGCGCATCGGCTCGCAATGTCACGGCTGTGATTCCATTCTTCAGCTACGGCAAGGGCGATAAGAAAGATGAACCCCGTGTATCGATTCGAGCGCGTGTCGTTGCTGATTGTCTTGAGGCGGCCGGGGTCGATCGCATTGTGACGATGGACCTTCACGCGCCGCAGATTCAGGGCTTCTTCCGGGTGCCGGTCGATCACCTCTTCGCGTTGCCCGTTATTGCCTCCTACTTCCGGCGCAAAGTCACGAAGGACTGGGTTGTCGTCGCTCCGGATGTCGGCGCGGCGCAGATGGCCAACGCCTACGCCCGGGCGCTCGGTGCAAAGACCGTCATCGCCGAAAAGACACGCGACGACCATCGCGAGAGAGCCGTCGTCAAGCGAATCATCGGCCACGTCAGCGGCCGCAATGCCCTGATTGTTGACGATTTCACGATCACGGGCGGCACCTTGATCGCCACCGCTCAGAAACTCAAGGAAGAGAATGCCAAGGATGTCTATGCCGCAGTTGCGCATGGCGTGCTGACGCCCGGCTCGGCCGCAAGAATCGACTCGAGTCCGATCAAGCAGATGATCGTGACCGACACCATCGAATACCGCTTCGAACCGCCGCCTCGGAAACTGCGGGTCGTTTCTACCGCCAGACTCTTCGCCCAGGCAATCAACAACATTCACAAACAGACAAGCGTGTCGAAACTGTTCGAGCAGTAG
- a CDS encoding DNA polymerase III subunit has product MTKFTTGFWVLSRMQLSDVLHQNAAHGRIQRAMSARRMPHAYLFTGPEGIGKEMLAVRLATVLLCESPRRIEPPASLALPDLNSWQDACGRCVDCELMQAGNHPDFHRIHRTLNRLHPDREVQKRKATELGIDVIRHFLIDKAGLSPSRGRAKIFVIVDGDRLNANSQNAMLKTLEEPPEHSYIILLSTSGDLLLDTTRSRCHQIGFRNLPTQFVREFLMTEHGADAATANFLAELSQGSPGRASQLLNLGIAEHVEPVVAAMANAPGDPLAFASFLVDLSKKLAVAFRLLGKDDDVDDDETADLNTSRLGQTYTLAIVGCLLRDVQRMAMGVAAASLPGSATLRSIASHRDPRSIRTAIQAVASAESQIHRNAQAQLVFDVASLATADALGPPVGV; this is encoded by the coding sequence TTGACGAAGTTCACAACCGGATTCTGGGTGCTCTCACGAATGCAGCTCTCTGACGTCCTCCATCAAAACGCCGCGCACGGCCGGATTCAAAGGGCCATGTCCGCCCGGCGCATGCCCCATGCCTATCTTTTCACGGGTCCCGAAGGCATCGGCAAGGAAATGTTGGCTGTCCGCCTTGCGACTGTGCTGCTGTGCGAATCGCCTCGTCGGATTGAACCACCCGCCTCACTCGCCTTGCCGGATCTCAATTCATGGCAGGATGCCTGCGGTCGATGCGTCGACTGCGAGTTGATGCAGGCCGGCAATCACCCTGATTTCCATCGCATCCATCGAACGCTCAACAGGCTGCATCCGGATCGAGAGGTTCAGAAACGCAAGGCGACCGAACTGGGAATCGACGTCATCCGCCACTTTCTCATCGACAAGGCCGGACTCAGTCCCAGCCGCGGCCGAGCCAAAATATTCGTCATCGTGGACGGCGATCGACTCAACGCAAACTCGCAGAACGCGATGCTGAAGACGCTTGAGGAACCGCCCGAACACAGCTACATCATTCTCCTCTCGACCTCCGGCGATCTTCTCCTGGACACGACACGCTCGAGATGCCACCAGATCGGCTTCAGGAATCTGCCCACGCAATTTGTTCGCGAGTTTCTGATGACCGAACACGGTGCGGACGCCGCAACGGCCAACTTCCTGGCCGAGCTCTCACAAGGCAGTCCCGGCCGCGCATCACAGCTGTTGAATCTGGGAATCGCCGAACATGTGGAGCCGGTGGTCGCCGCCATGGCAAATGCTCCGGGCGATCCGCTCGCGTTCGCATCGTTCCTGGTTGATCTTTCAAAGAAGCTCGCTGTCGCTTTTCGTTTGCTCGGCAAAGATGACGACGTCGACGACGATGAAACAGCCGACCTCAATACCAGCAGGCTCGGGCAGACATACACGCTGGCGATCGTTGGGTGCTTGCTGCGGGATGTCCAGCGAATGGCAATGGGTGTTGCGGCGGCCTCCCTGCCCGGGTCCGCCACGCTTCGATCCATTGCCTCCCACCGCGATCCCCGCTCAATTCGAACGGCGATTCAGGCCGTCGCATCGGCCGAGTCTCAGATTCATCGCAATGCACAGGCGCAGTTGGTCTTCGATGTCGCATCACTCGCCACGGCGGATGCACTCGGCCCACCGGTTGGCGTCTGA
- the tmk gene encoding dTMP kinase, with the protein MSTKTAYERLRGRFLVLDGVDGAGKGAQLERIQAGLEAAGVDFIRTRDPGGTVIGDRIRHVLLDYDLSEMDIHCETLLFMASRAQLVRDVISPALAEGVTVLGDRYVSATCAYQGAAGYDPRRVVELARFAIDDVWPHLTIILDMPPDEAFKRTNRKSPAQRKSVAGRGQTMLFHDVHTDAMEARPIEFHERVRSLFIELPAIYPAPVVVVDGVGTVDEVHNRILGALTNAAL; encoded by the coding sequence TTGTCCACCAAGACCGCGTATGAACGACTTCGCGGAAGGTTTCTCGTACTAGACGGCGTAGACGGGGCCGGTAAGGGCGCACAACTCGAACGAATTCAGGCGGGTCTGGAAGCGGCCGGCGTCGATTTCATCCGCACGCGCGATCCGGGCGGCACCGTGATCGGTGATCGCATAAGACACGTCCTTCTCGATTACGATCTTTCCGAAATGGACATCCATTGCGAGACGCTGCTGTTCATGGCGTCGCGCGCGCAGCTGGTGCGAGATGTCATTAGTCCGGCACTGGCCGAAGGTGTTACCGTGCTCGGCGATCGCTATGTGTCCGCCACATGCGCCTATCAGGGTGCCGCCGGCTACGACCCGAGGCGCGTCGTCGAACTGGCCCGGTTTGCCATCGACGATGTCTGGCCGCACCTCACGATCATTCTGGACATGCCGCCGGATGAGGCATTCAAACGCACGAATCGCAAGTCTCCGGCCCAGCGAAAATCAGTCGCCGGACGCGGTCAGACGATGCTCTTTCACGATGTGCATACCGACGCAATGGAAGCCAGACCGATTGAATTCCACGAGCGCGTGCGATCGCTCTTCATCGAACTGCCCGCGATATACCCCGCGCCGGTCGTTGTTGTCGACGGCGTCGGCACGGTTGACGAAGTTCACAACCGGATTCTGGGTGCTCTCACGAATGCAGCTCTCTGA